The following DNA comes from Candidatus Binataceae bacterium.
CGCGAACATTTGAAGGATTTGCCTGCTGCGTCAGTGGAGAAAATTCTGTCTAAAAACGCGCGCGACTTTTACAAAATCTAGGACGCAGACCTTCTCAATCGAAGCCGAAAGCCGAGTCGAGTAAGATCGCAACCCCATGCTAAGTCCATACCGAGTCCTCGATCTGACTACCGAGCGCGGTTCCCTGTGCGGCCAGATCCTTGGCGATCTGGGCGCGGACGTCATCAAGATTGAGCCACCGGGCGGTTCGCCGGCTCGGCGGCTGGCACCCTTTTTTCAAGATCGAGCGGATCCCAATCGTTCGATTTACTGGTGGGCATACAACCGCAATAAAAGAAGCATCACTCTCAACCTCGAAAAGGACGAAGGTAGAGAACTCCTTTTTCAGCTAGCCGCGGGAGCGCGATTTCTAATCGAATCGTACGATCCTGGCTACCTCACAGAGCGTCGGCTTGGCCACGCGGATCTGACAGCCCACAACCGCGAGCTGATTCATGTTTCGATAACCCCGTTCGGCCAGGATGGTCCCAAGGCCGCGTACGCGGACAGCGACCTGGTAATTCTTGCCATGGGCGGACCGCTGCTACTCTACGGCGATGAAGACCGGGCGCCGGTTCGGTTGAGCGTGCCTCAGGCTTATCTTCATGCCTGCGGCGACGCGGCGGTCGGCGCCCTGGTGGCCAATCATGAGTGCAACCGCTCCGGCACGGGACAGCACGTCGACGTGTCCGCGCAGCAGTCGGTT
Coding sequences within:
- a CDS encoding CoA transferase — its product is MLSPYRVLDLTTERGSLCGQILGDLGADVIKIEPPGGSPARRLAPFFQDRADPNRSIYWWAYNRNKRSITLNLEKDEGRELLFQLAAGARFLIESYDPGYLTERRLGHADLTAHNRELIHVSITPFGQDGPKAAYADSDLVILAMGGPLLLYGDEDRAPVRLSVPQAYLHACGDAAVGALVANHECNRSGTGQHVDVSAQQSVTLATQANNLAYRLEADEARRMAGGVKVGAMRVRLVWQAKDGFVTHTFLFGRQLGVFTQRLMNYLYEQGLCDIATRDKDWIAYGALLASGQEPMQEYERVVGLIAGFFASRTKADLFSVALERG